aaactcgaaaattcgcgttttccgggatctaaggctacgctagatcgattatTTTTTACCCCCAAAACCCTcatataacaaatttcagcgaaatcgttagagcggtttccgagatcgtcggtataaataaataaataaataaatatacaagaattgctcgtttaaaagtataagataagattaatgagcaaaagaaatagttatttgttatacaagggggcaaagttgtattttaacgccgagtgtggaattgaaaaacgagcaagtgaaaggattttatagttgaacgacgagcgaagcgagtggttcgagaatagaatcctgaacttgcgagttttttaacacacgagaattaaaatacatttgcacccgagtgtaacacaaaacttttcccctcactatagcgaggaaactacaacgcaaaaaatatgtttatcactgcttccagtagttccacaggtggtaaatcatctttattactagattcacctacttttatcaattttaaagcagttaatttgactttattcaaggtcaaattactttactcactagtggataaaatgcgtttttacccgctggtattaaaggacaaaacacgtgtttccgagctagtgaggggaaaaagaaattattcacgacacgagaccgctaagatggcgttcgaaccggaagtcaGATTTAGGTTAATTTACTTGGTTTATAActtattagtttataatttttgatgtattttttatcactttctTAAATAAATTTTTGCACCTTATACAAGCTAAAGCATTGAAGtctatttaattttactatCAAAATAAGTTGCATCGAAAATATCAGTGCGATTTTATGTAAAACGATTACCCGTGAAGCGGGAATTCCAAATTCCAACGCCTACCCAGTTGTTGTTGTTACCTAACATGAATTTCTATTCGCTTGCTCTTTGATGCCttgaaacataaaaaaatagccGTTCCAAAAGTTTACACCGATACAGTAATGTTAATAATTTTTGTGACGTTCTCTATCGAAAGATGCCGCATCGTTGGTTATCGATAAGATCTATTTCGTATTGAAGGATATAGCGTCTTGTTATTGGCAAACCACATAACACATAACGCATAGCCTTGACAATATAAAGGTCGCGTAGTGTTATCGAGGAATGTGCCGCAGTTGAGCAAATATCCAATTACATCAAAAATGTATGTTCAAATAGTAGTAAGTAATTAGACTCGCTTTTCAATCAAGCTAATTTTTCCAACTTAACTTTGATTTATATGACGGTTAGTAAATCGTAAAATTCGGAAGCGTAtaagattaaaaaatataagtcaTGACTGCGGTCACCGCTTGCATGTTGTGAAGACGAGAGTAGCATGGACTTCATAGACAACGAAGCACCAACGGCTCCAAGTAGTCATCCTTAAATCTGACACTAGCCACATGGCTAAAATTGCATTGCACATGGATGCATTGGGTGATTTTATTAATCAgggaaacaaataataatatgtaaaatTAAGTGTTTAACATTATGGTTTTAACTCATTCACTCGGTTCCTTTGTGAACATGTTTTTTTACCGCTTTATTTTGTACTACCTACtgttactaattttaagttTCTTCAGTTGAGAGCCTTGACTGATTGATTCCTGATGATATCTTTCAACAGCATTGTCATGGTATCGTCAAGTtgttgtttgaaatgtcaagTATCACCGCGATAATTTTGTTTTCAAGTAGATACAttgtgtacctacctaaaataaATACGTAAGTCATGTAAGTGTTGTAATATGtcaggtacagcggggcaaagctcgactggggggccaatgtaactggtgcattttttccatgttatacagtgtttgcattattaaataactagagtgtccaccggttatatatggtagacgtgtttagtggataggtacatgtagaactcaacatcatagtgtaataatggaaaaaatggatcagtttcaATTGTCccgcagtcgagatttgccccgctgtaccttagttattacatatttgttttacaagggggcaaagttgttgtttaaccgcagtgacaatattgatacccgaacaagcgaaagattccaatatagtTCCaatagtggaatcttgagcgttgtgagggttCGGGGCACGAAGGTGAAACTCATGTGGCAAAATGCCATCGAGTGAAACACtaactttttcaccacaccgaaATAAGGAAAACACTAACTTTAAGACCGCAAACTAAACTAAATGAAGTTATTAAACTTTCATGATTCAAGATCACCATTTAGAGGTCCATTCTACCAGCCAGGTtcggacatcaagttaaaatttgtatgaaattactttgctctcttgtggataaaataatgtctgataaaatacaactttctcatccgttttcgaagaatcaagagCGTCTTCATCAGTtgctgtggtgaaaaatatattgacatatacaacgtgtttccggtatcactcaaaacctcagacaccccaactgatttttatttttttaaactcatctagagtattcatcttttaatctgatggttactttttttttaattgaatttttaattttctgtacagctctacttgacttttagctctacactcaataaaataattgctaactaccatcataaaccataaaactatttatttgtgtacgttacctactgcaacgacataaggtttaccaatagacagctaagatgtcactgtaaaacactttaaagctttgtcatagtaaacttcaaattggacgaGTAAtagcagtaagcaaatttaaacccaatattcaaaatgacaaggttgtaacgagttcaatttgttatgacttatgataaacattaagattaaactgacaaacaacgtcaaactcgtagcgaaaaaaataatcgttcaagtaaccagccagtattattacccctaaatactgaaaaaggtaaacaacctctagcaatgcgatatacacaatgttgtattacgaatacaatagaataggcacataaaaaataactaataatactaatttaaataaaaatattacccccatcaagatatagctcaatcgattctactctcgattctgtacaaacggttttcaggtttttagtgttaagtgaaactgTATGTAAGACTACCTAAATAAGAATTACGTAgctataggtacctatgtaaaataataatacttaaatatactTACAGTGATATTTAGTTCAATAATTAGTtcgtttaataaatatatacattacaCTATATACAATTATTTACATTGACATTAGCACGAAAAGTTTACCCTTTAGCTGATCTGTATAACaataaacaaaatgtaaaatTCCAGTAGATACTTAAATATTTAATCTAGAGTCTAGACAAAATATGGGTGAGATATGTACTTAGCACGTACTATTTgtgttattatattttataagatagTGCTTAATAGTTTTAAAGAGCGCTTGCACCATTGCATATCTTAGTAGGTATTGCATTTGCATAGTATTTTCATAGTGTAAGGTATCGTTAAGGGATCATTGATCAAGACCTTTAACTTTTTTATTCTTAAGAAAACCATAGCCATAGGCCATACATTATACTCGTACTTCAAAGCCATAAATAGGCTAATGAAAATGGCGAAAACGTACATTCGTACATTTTAGAACCCGCATACTTTTATATGGAGCAGTTTTATGACATGAATTAAATACAATGAAATATTTCCAGAGCCTGCAATGGCTTCGTGGATGGACACACCCCAGTGCCGTAGAGAAAGAGCTGCGAGACATCCAGGcactatataaaaacaaaaaaggtAACAAATTAAGAGCTAAGCAGTTGGTATGTTAAGTTCTTCTCTTCTTGATTTCATACATTATGTATGTAGATTAATTAAAGTACCTgctattgttttattatttattaaaaattacaCGAAGTTAACAGTATTACACCAAAACACTTGATCGTTCAAAGTATTTGTGGCGACGGAAATGGTTTGACTGATTTTATGTTGGTGTTGCTAAATACGTTTTTTCCATGTTGTGGCTTTATATGTATCTAATCTTAAATACTTGTAATATGTGCAATAAACGCAGTCCTTACTAATATGTAAGTATAGTCGTGAGTCCCTAGCCTTTAGTGCTGCTTTTTTGTTCTGTTTTGCTTGATAAcggttaataaatatttgaaatctCGATCAAGCATGTACCTACTTATGGCTGTCTTATTTTTCAGTGCAATCAGAGGACGTCGATGAAACTATCAGAGAAAAATTATCGCACTACCTGGAGAGATCATTTTTATTTCCATTCTTTCTCGTCAGTTACTGTTTCTTCATTGGGCATTTCAGCGGCATGACTACGTTACAGGTATATTTTCATTGTTTCTTATATTTATACTGGAGATTTGTTGAATTTGAATCTATTCGACGAAATCTTTTTATGATCGGTCACCTATAGTGACATAAGGTATTGTTACCTGCGTTATGCATCATACTTATGTTTATCTACAGCTACAGGATATCTACGGTTGTTACTACGCTGGTCCGTGTTTTCCTTTGTTATTGTTTGATAAAAACGCACCCAGCGATTACAGATAGGTACGGACCTGTCTGTAACGTGATCTTCTTTCTAGACTCAGATTAGATCTTCAAAGCTTTCCACCGGATTATGACATAAGCCGGGTTGACAATCTTAACAGACTGATGATTCATTCACTTGTATAAGTATTATTTGTCCTTAAATTTAACTCTGTGAGATAAAACAATAAACGTGATAAAAACCTCTTAATCCCAGACATGTCAATATTTTGAGaacaaataatacctacttaggtGCAGCAAACCACAATAGTTACATTAGTTACATACGGGTAAATACAGAATCTATTTTGAGATGTCGCTATATTTATAAAAAGGAAATTAACTCATTATAGCCCGAATTTTTTCAGGTCTAAGAATTGGAAAATTTTGtagctttaattttttttattctttcaaTCAAGATTGGTTGCCATAATAGGTATCGTAACTGGCGCTTGGcaaaataatgattaaaattataaaaagatGTGTAGGTATGCCAATTTAATGGAAGTGCAAATTTAATACTCGAGCATTGCGTTCATTTGCATGACACCCACGTTTGGCGTCAGCTGTGCTTTTGTAAATTGAGCTATACTTAGTTACCCTAGGGCCCGCGCTATTTTAATAAGGTTCACAGAAGCATGGCTGAGCATATCAGGCATTTGAATGTAGTGACTACTGATTACGATTACGAGTTAATTATTCCATGTTCCATACCAAGCGCTTAGGAGCCCTCATTTACACCAGACATGTTACTATTAGGTATAACTActacatttatattatataaataatctaaGTTTGTTCATTTAGATCTGAATTTGTGATTTATTTGCACGGGCTTCCGCAGACATACGCGGTGTCCATATTCCAGATGCTAGAGGCTCCGATCGACAAGTACTACGCCACGCTGATCCTGGGCATCGTGCAGATATTGGGGTCCGCCGCGTGCGTCGCTCTGGTGCACTACACCGGGAAACGGCCCTTGGCTATGTTCTCCACCGCCGGCGCTGGGATCTGCTGCGTGCTTGTAGCAGCTTACGACGGATATATACAAATGGTGAATGTTTAAACAAAATATGTAGGGGACacgttaagaatttcatcagaCTCTTTTCCTATCATGGACGGCTCAGAAGTCCACTGTGAGGTATGGATTTAATTGTCATGATGGACTAATAGCAACATGTCGCTGCAATAACTTGGCACTGAAATGTAGAACTACACTGTTAGTGTGATGGCCAGGGGGCACCTCAAGTctttcagaaaattgtcatatACCTGGAAACTTCAACTCTACCCATCGTAACCGTATGGACGAGCGGTCATCAGTCGTCATCAACTGACTAGTTCGATCCCAGCTCTGGATACTGGAGGCGAACCGTCTTTACCTCGTTACAACTAAATTCTATCATATCCTATGGCTCGCAGGGCGTTCTCTAGGCTCTCTTGAGATATAGTGATTTGGTGATATTTATTGTTTGCTTATACTAAAACATTTGATTAAAATTCGTTTACCTTTCAGCATAGTGTCTCGGCGGAAGCTAGTGCTGACACTGATGTGAACGGGACTCTCGACAGTGATATAGCAGTAAGTTTAATATTGTCTTATTATGTAAGGAACAAAATAACTAACTGCCTTCACATGTAACGAATTTGTCTTAATTAATAGCTTTCTTCTTTGTCTAAGTGCCGTGCTGATCGATATTCTGTGATTTCAGAGGAGTATAATATCAGGCTACTCATGGATGCCCACAACCCTCCTTTTGATGCTTGCCTTCATCACGCACACGGGCATCAGGTTACTGCCTTGGATTCTTGTTGGTGAGGTAATGTCCTTCAATTCAATTCTTCCCTCGATTAAAAGTAGACTATGGATGAGACTGGCCCAGAACCGgtataagtggcgtacacgaagttAGGTACACTTTGGGATTCCACAAAGTGTCTCCCGAGCGTCAAAATTTAGTCAACTTTCTGGTGACGACCTAGCAATTCTATTTTCCATTTGTAGCAAACATTCATAAGTTATCGCCTGCGACACTTTAACCAACAAAATAATGCATCCACAATCTGTAGCAATAATTTACGACGGtcacaaaaatatgtgacacgaTCTTTTTGTGGAACCATAAGAAATTACAGACATCGTAACTTGTCCGACATTGTAATGGGTTATCCGACATTCGCTGTCCAGGTATTCAGCGCAAAGACGCGATCAGGAGGCGCCGGGCTCGCCAGCGGGGCGGGCTACGTGTTCGGCTTCCTTACCAACCGGCTGTACGTCGCCTTGCTGGACACCATGTCAATCCGGGGCACGTACGGGCTCTATGGGGCAGTAAGGTAACTTTCttcgtgtaaataaaatattacattttttaaatacatagtaGGCAACTAAAAATCAAACCTCCGGTAGGATTCGAACCTGCGATCTTCTGTGTGATTTCTTGGATTCCATGTTTTCTTTAGTTTAATAATTTATAGTATCGCACGTACTTATACTAGAAGTATCTGTTTGATAAAAATAAGTGAAATACCTATTGAATTTTATTTCCGTTAAATTGTCAGTGTACTTGTTTTAGGGGTACCTACTACGTACCTGTGTAACATCTCTACAatgttaatgttttattttcagCTTAACTGGGTGTGTGGTATTGTATTTTATTCTGCCGGAAACTGAAGGAAAAGAGTTGGGTGATATAGAAAACCACTTCGCAGGAATCAAGAAACTAGGCAACGAAGTCTATAAACCTCCGGTGAGTAAATCTATTCAGTTACCTCAGAATAATTAATAGGTAAATAAAGTCGGCAATGCTAAATGATAATATggatttttttatctgaaataaatgaattttattttattttttattattatttttaagtacacGGCCTCTTTTGTAATTAGATGATAACGgttatttatgtaggtaaggGTAATAACTCTTAACTCTTAATTTCATGTTTgacttatcttatacttttaaacgagcaattcttgtatatttatttatttatttatttatttatttatatatttatttatttacactgacgatctcggaaaccgctctaacgatttcgcagaaatttgttatgtgggggtttttgagggtgaaaaatcggtctaacttatccttaggttccggaaaacgcgaattttcgagttttcatgcgtttttcttcgcgcgccatctcgtgtgcagtagttgtactgttaagacagaattctttcggtcgatgtaagtactatttattgcaaacactagatggcgacacaggtcaaggctaaaacgaatagaaaatacactatttgagtttttgtggcgaaatgcgcgccatctcgtgtggagtagttgtgttgttaaggctgagaattctttcgctcgatgtaggtactattcatttttgaactagatggcgacacatgtcaaggatacgaaacagaaccgagcgaagctcggttgcccagatattaactTATAATAAGACTGCACTGGCGGACGATCAATTCGGCTGTTACTTTAGCTTATAAGTTCAtagctattttttttatataagagAGTCATCAGtttttttacgaaaacgactgtTATCTGTATTTTTCAACCCTGAGGGCTGGGCTCTATTGGGATTACTTAATCCAGTTTCCTCActatgttttctttcaccgaaaagcgactagttagcaaatatcaaatgcaAATGATAATAggtaaatacctaaaagtcCTAAAACACATAACTTTATTGGgagaaatgattttgtatttattttaattttcaaaatcgTTGTTTCAGAAAAAAACGAAGGAATCAATGTCTCATCTCAAAGGTGCAAGTAATCCAACGTTTGAAGGCGACGATACGCATATGTAatatgtacggtcaaccaatttgaatcctaggccactctattAGAACCCCGTCTTATTGACACAGTGCATTATTGGCCATTGAAGTcacttttgacgttgactgtgaaaaggttctacagtggcctaggattctaattggttgagcgtacctaaaatatattaatggtctagattaagtagataattTTTATCGAGATTACATAGAAAATTAAGCTCTACCAGTGTAGTTTCATTTAATCAACGGTCAAGTAAACTATCAATGGCATATACATACCTAAGGCGtttatataataaatttagACCGGATAGAGATGGACCAAGGCCAGAACAGCTACCTCCATTGTGCATGACTGAATCGTACTAACCATTTAGTCATGATCATTTGTTACGTTCTAGATCGTTCACTAACA
This genomic stretch from Leguminivora glycinivorella isolate SPB_JAAS2020 chromosome Z, LegGlyc_1.1, whole genome shotgun sequence harbors:
- the LOC125241811 gene encoding facilitated trehalose transporter Tret1-like isoform X2 — its product is MGRRRAMQFVNLPFFVAWLMFHFSTTPGHLYGALFLTGLAGGLLEAPVLTYVAEITQPHLRGAFTATSSMCIIIGVFTQFLFGLLMYWRTVALVNIIFTILAVIALFFVPESPHWLVSRKRYDEAKSSLQWLRGWTHPSAVEKELRDIQALYKNKKVQSEDVDETIREKLSHYLERSFLFPFFLVSYCFFIGHFSGMTTLQTYAVSIFQMLEAPIDKYYATLILGIVQILGSAACVALVHYTGKRPLAMFSTAGAGICCVLVAAYDGYIQMHSVSAEASADTDVNGTLDSDIARSIISGYSWMPTTLLLMLAFITHTGIRLLPWILVGEVFSAKTRSGGAGLASGAGYVFGFLTNRLYVALLDTMSIRGTYGLYGAVSLTGCVVLYFILPETEGKELGDIENHFAGIKKLGNEVYKPPKKTKESMSHLKGASNPTFEGDDTHM
- the LOC125241811 gene encoding facilitated trehalose transporter Tret1-like isoform X1, which gives rise to MVVDRDIEKTDETLTDQYGYKKDFRTALPQFLAVSVKNLLLLGYGMTLGFPTILIPAVSQPIEEEVLSLYPSQVAWISSINLIVVPVGCALSGVVTAPMGRRRAMQFVNLPFFVAWLMFHFSTTPGHLYGALFLTGLAGGLLEAPVLTYVAEITQPHLRGAFTATSSMCIIIGVFTQFLFGLLMYWRTVALVNIIFTILAVIALFFVPESPHWLVSRKRYDEAKSSLQWLRGWTHPSAVEKELRDIQALYKNKKVQSEDVDETIREKLSHYLERSFLFPFFLVSYCFFIGHFSGMTTLQTYAVSIFQMLEAPIDKYYATLILGIVQILGSAACVALVHYTGKRPLAMFSTAGAGICCVLVAAYDGYIQMHSVSAEASADTDVNGTLDSDIARSIISGYSWMPTTLLLMLAFITHTGIRLLPWILVGEVFSAKTRSGGAGLASGAGYVFGFLTNRLYVALLDTMSIRGTYGLYGAVSLTGCVVLYFILPETEGKELGDIENHFAGIKKLGNEVYKPPKKTKESMSHLKGASNPTFEGDDTHM